In one Halichondria panicea chromosome 4, odHalPani1.1, whole genome shotgun sequence genomic region, the following are encoded:
- the LOC135334975 gene encoding CUB and sushi domain-containing protein 3-like codes for MRMFPSRLFVCCLLGSVSLVYGQQTLIVNTGPTEPPTTCPDLTVPANGVISYNLGTASLRPVDTVATYTCVTGYTLDGVTTRTCGSDGVWSSFFEIFFLSGSGSGSGSPPNNCYVNTGPTETPTTCPDLTVPTNGVISYNMGTANLRPVDTVATYTCVTGYTLDGDTTRTCGSDGVWSSFSENLFFLSGSGSGSGSPPNNCYVIDCGDLFDPSNGAVNTSSGTTFMMTATYTCNTGYNLTGDTTRTCQANGTWSGTAACTPVDCGSLSDPGNGIVDASNTTFMNTATYNCNTGYNLTGDTTRTCQANGTWSGTAACTPVDCGFLSDPGNGIVEASNTTLMNTATYNCNNGYNLTGDMTRTCQANGTWSGTAPTCEIVTCPILPAPTNGMVDEPRNTFGSNATYTCDTGYTLNGDTTRTCGNDGSWSGSEPTCNLVDCGPLTGPSNGLVTVTITTFRGTAVYTCNNGYNLTGDMTRTCQANGTWTGTVQICDPVNCGDLTDPTNGAVNTSSGTTFNMNATYTCNTGYNLIGITPRTCQATNETWSGSEPTCEIVTCSILPAPTNGMVDEPRNTFGSNATYTCDTGYTLNGDTTRTCGNDGSWSGSEPTCNHKFRYIFLAISKNSFF; via the exons TGAACACAGGACCCActgaaccacccaccacctgtcCTGACCTCACTGTACCAGCCAATGGAGTGATCAGCTACAATTTGGGGACTGCTAGTCtgagaccagtggacactgtggccacctataCCTGTgtcactggctacactctcgaTGGAGTCACCACCAgaacttgtgggagtgatggagtgtggagtagTTTTTTCGAAATTTTTTTTTTGAGTGGGAGTGGGAGTGGTAGTGGGTCACCTCCCAATAATTGTTATG TGAACACAGGACCCACTGAAACACCCACCACCTGTCCTGACCTCACTGTACCAACCAATGGAGTGATCAGCTACAATATGGGGACTGCTAATCtgagaccagtggacactgtggccacctacacctgtgtcactggctacactctcgaTGGAGACACCACCAgaacttgtgggagtgatggagtgtggagtagTTTTTCCGAAAATCTTTTTTTTTTGAGTGGGAGTGGGAGTGGTAGTGGGTCACCTCCCAATAATTGTTATG ttattgactgtgGCGACCTCTTTGACccctccaatggagcagtgaaCACATCCTCCGGAAcaaccttcatgatgactgctacctacacctgtaacactggatacaatCTGACTGGTGATACAACCAGGACTTGTCAGGCTAATGGAACTTGGAGTGGGACTGCCGCTTGTACTC ctgttgactgtggctcCCTATCTGACCCTGGGAATGGAATTGTTGATGCATCCAATACCACCTTCATGAACACTGCTACCTacaactgtaacactggctacaatCTGACTGGTGATACAACCAGGACTTGTCAGGCTAATGGAACTTGGAGTGGGACTGCCGCTTGTACTC ctgttgactgtggctTCCTCTCTGACCCTGGGAATGGAATTGTTGAAGCATCTAATACCACCTTAATGAACACTGCTACCTACAACTGTAACAATGGCTACAATCTGACTGGAGACATGACCAGGACTTGTCAAGCTAATGGAACTTGGAGTGGGactgctccaacttgtgaaa TTGTTACCTGTCCAATCCTCCCTGCTCCCACCAATGGAATGGTTGATGAACCTAGAAACACCTTTGGGAGCAatgccacctacacctgtgacactggctacactctcaatggagacactaccaggacttgtgggaacGATGGATCTTGGAGTGGCAGTGAACCAACTTGTAATC TTGTTGACTGTGGCCCCCTCACTGGCCCCTCCAATGGCTTGGTCACTGTAACTATTACCACATTCAGAGGCACtgctgtgtatacatgtaacaatGGCTACAATCTGACTGGTGATATGACCAGGACTTGTCAGGCTAATGGAACTTGGACTGGGACTGTTCAAATATGTGATC CTGTCAACTGTGGTGACCTCACTGACCCCACCAATGGAGCAGTGAACACATCCTCCGGAACCACTTTTAATATGAacgctacctacacctgtaacactggctacaatctgattggaatTACGCCCAGGACTTGTCAGGCTACTAATGAAACTTGGAGTGGCAGTGAACCAACTTGTGAAA TTGTCACCTGTTCAATCCTCCCTGCTCCCACCAATGGAATGGTTGATGAACCTAGAAATACCTTTGGAAGCAatgccacctacacctgtgacactggctacactctcaatggagacactaccaggacttgtgggaacGATGGATCTTGGAGTGGCAGTGAACCAACTTGTAATCATAAGTTTAGATATATATTCCTCGCAATCTCTAAGAACTCTTTCTTTTAG
- the LOC135334966 gene encoding latrophilin-like protein LAT-2 isoform X2 translates to MTRTCQANGTWTGTVQICDPVNCGDLTDPTNGAVNTSSGTTFNMNATYTCNTGYNLNGITPRTCQATNETWSGSEPTCEIVTCSILPAPTNGMVDEPRNTFGSNATYTCDTGYTLNGDTTRTCGNDGSWSGSEPTCNFVDCGPLTGPSNGLVTVTITTFRGTAVYTCNNGYNLTGDMTRTCQANGTWTGTVQICDPVNCGDLTDPTNGAVNTSSGTTFNMNATYTCNTGYNLIGITPRTCQATNETWSGSEPTCEIVDCGAPPTIFDGSRTLAGTTFGEMATYTCTTSGFSIFGSATITCQANGSWEPEPACTMGPIDCGPPPSVSNGSPGAPSPDTMLDGMVTYTCDTGYEVSTGVTTATATCMANRVWETVPTCQRVVCEAEQDSVWGLVFPTTLAGFSYSQQCPQNGNGTTLGTATRFCTLGGVWEAVNTDNCTREVIISLNNTANELFSRNASQNNASQNEVDNLLVSLAEATSVNATGGSTIFPQDLSTTNLIVKSSVNYLIQNVETASPMSSLNFSEEVMNVLNNVLDERNTGGWERLQEDSSAESQQLLLSAELYGQYVSSALRSEGVDTGNVTEITLMRQNIVLAAMEVDTTSLDNIIFPEVVKVSEETGSAQTVIPATLLAERGALEGGVTAVNILFSNLEDFLPKTNLGMNTTRPVSQVISSQVFSNVKLNNFQTKATFRFTTQKFSEDEVAENAKCVFWSVSSDAANSMWSTEGVTTVSVDEDSQMRVYNIVCESSHFTAFAVLMDVTGALNDTTAEIRFALSVVTYVGCSISIFFLLLSIVYFLTLRRELLTKVHNFIHFNLSISLLLGYVVFLSGVETAVANKGACVFVAVLLHYLFTTVFFWMLCEGIMLYLMLVLVFSQISKKWWIFFIIGWVVPVIPVAISAALIHDQYGTEEYCWIAVGAGDKGAIWAFVVPMLLVVLVNIFFLLAALRSVYRRESQPCNEVEKSRQLFKATLILLPLLGLTWVFGLLSVNRSTIVFAWLFSIFNSLQGLFVFIFHVLRSEKVTNFIKQCRNRIDSIASTSSSGKNNLRLSKNSTSGVQLKPIASNSRFSKHNHSTVQDEAIKVDDTVSESGLEMSYIAELLENDQNWHTNVIFNDHWMNDASYSQENLEARLIA, encoded by the exons ATGACCAGGACTTGTCAGGCTAATGGAACTTGGACTGGGACTGTTCAAATATGTGATC CTGTCAACTGTGGTGACCTCACTGACCCCACCAATGGAGCAGTGAACACATCCTCCGGAACCACTTTTAATATGAacgctacctacacctgtaacactggctacaatCTGAATGGAATTACGCCCAGAACTTGTCAGGCTACTAATGAAACTTGGAGTGGCAGTGAACCAACTTGTGAAA TTGTCACCTGTTCAATCCTCCCTGCTCCCACCAATGGAATGGTTGATGAACCTAGAAATACCTTTGGAAGCAatgccacctacacctgtgacactggctacactctcaatggagacactaccaggacttgtgggaacGATGGATCTTGGAGTGGCAGTGAACCAACTTGTAATT TTGTTGACTGTGGCCCCCTCACTGGCCCCTCCAATGGCTTGGTCACTGTAACTATTACCACATTCAGAGGCACtgctgtgtatacatgtaacaatGGCTACAATCTGACTGGTGATATGACCAGGACTTGTCAGGCTAATGGAACTTGGACTGGGACTGTTCAAATATGTGATC CTGTCAACTGTGGTGACCTCACTGACCCCACCAATGGAGCAGTGAACACATCCTCCGGAACCACTTTTAATATGAacgctacctacacctgtaacactggctacaatctgattggaatTACGCCCAGGACTTGTCAGGCTACTAATGAAACTTGGAGTGGCAGTGAACCAACTTGTGAAA TTGTTGACTGTGgagcccctcccactattTTTGACGGCAGTAGGACACTAGCTGGTACAACATTTGGAGAGATGGCCACCTACACATGCACCACTAGTGGGTTCAGTATCTTTGGATCAGCCACCATAACTTGTCAGGCTAATGGGAGCTGGGAACCTGAGCCAGCCTGTACTATGGGTC CCATTGATTGTGGCCCACCTCCCTCTGTTTCTAATGGCTCTCCTGGAGCACCCTCACCTGACACAATGCTCGATGGAATggtgacctacacctgtgacactgggtatGAGGTCTCCACTGGAGTCACCACAGCAACGGCTACCTGTATGGCCAATAGGGTGTGGGAGACTGTACCAACTTGTCAAC GCGTAGTTTGCGAAGCTGAACAGGATTCTGTATGGGGGCTTGTGTTCCCTACCACTTTGGCTGGCTTTTCTTATTCCCAGCAATGCCCACAAAATGGAAATGGAACAACTTTAG GAACTGCAACTCGTTTCTGTACACTGGGTGGTGTATGGGAAGCAGTTAATACAGATAACTGCACTAGGGAAGTAATCATCTCACTTAATAACACG GCAAATGAACTATTTTCTAGAAATGCATCTCAGAACAATGCATCTCAGAACGAAGTTGACAACCTTCTTGTTTCTCTTGCGGAGGCTACTAGTGTAAATGCAACAGGAGGCTCAACCATATTCCCCCAAGACCTCAGCACTACTAATTTGATCGTCAAGTCAAGTGTGAATTACCTCATTCAAAATGTAGAAACTGCTAGTCCCATGTCTTCTCtcaatttcagtgaa GAAGTTATGAACGTTCTCAACAATGTTTTGGATGAGAGGAATACCGGAGGATGGGAAAGATTGCAAGAG GATTCTTCTGCTGAGAGTCAGCAATTGTTGTTGAGTGCTGAGTTATATGGTCAGTATGTGTCCTCGGCACTAAGGAGTGAAGGTGTGGATACAGGCAACGTGACGGAGATCACCCTTATGAGACAGAACATCG TGCTAGCTGCAATGGAAGTTGACACCACTAGTTTGGATAACATTATCTTTCCTGAAGTTGTTAAAGTCAGTGAAGAAACAGGCTCAGCTCAAACTGTGATACCAGCTACTCTTCTTGCGGAGAGAGGCGCTCTAG AGGGGGGTGTTACAGCAGTCAACATTCTGTTCTCCAACTTGGAGGATTTTCTTCCAAAAACTAACCTCGGAAT GAACACAACCAGACCAGTTTCACAGGTTATTTCTAGTCAAGTCTTCTCTAATGTGAAGTTAAATAACTTCCAGACAAAGGCAACCTTCAGATTCACCACCCAAAAG TTTTCTGAAGATGAAGTAGCCGAAAATGCCAAATGTGTATTTTGGAGTGTTTCTAG TGATGCGGCGAACAGCATGTGGTCCACGGAAGGTGTGACTACAGTAAGTGTGGATGAAGACTCgcaaatgagagtatataATATTGTCTGTGAGAGCAGTCATTTCACCGCATTTGCTGTTCTAATGGATGTTACTGGAGCACTGAAT GATACAACTGCAGAGATCAGGTTTGCTCTATCGGTGGTAACTTATGTTGGTTGTTCCATCTCCATCTTCTTTCTTCTGTTGTCTATTGTCTATTTCTTGACATTGAG AAGAGAACTGCTGACCAAGGTTCATAACTTCATTCATTTTAACCTGTCAATTTCGTTGCTCCTTGGTTACGTGGTGTTCTTGTCAGGAGTAGAGACTGCTGTGGCCAACAAG GgagcgtgtgtgtttgtggctgtTCTCCTTCACTACCTGTTCACTACTGTGTTCTTTTGGATGCTGTGTGAGGGAATTATGCTCTATCTGATGTTGGTGCTTGTCTTCAGCCAAATATCCAAAAAATGGTGGATATTCTTTATTATTGGATGGG TTGTTCCAGTGATACCGGTGGCTATATCTGCTGCACTAATTCATGACCAGTATGGCACAGAAGAGTA TTGTTGGATTGCTGTTGGTGCCGGTGATAAAGGAGCGATATGGGCATTTGTTGTACCAATGCTACTAGTTGTTCTG GTGAATATATTCTTCCTCCTGGCTGCTTTGCGCAGTGTCTATAGACGAGAAAGTCAACCATGCAACGAAGTGGAAAAAA GCAGACAACTCTTCAAGGCCACCTTAATTCTCCTTCCATTGCTCGGGCTGACTTGGGTGTTTGGACTACTCTCAGTCAACAGGAGCACTATTGTGTTTGCATGGTTGTTCTCTATCTTTAACTCACTGCAAGGCCTATTCGTATTCATTTTCCATGTGCTCAGGAGTGAAAAG GTCACAAACTTCATAAAGCAGTGCAGAAACAGAATCGATAGTATTGCATCAACTTCTTCGTCAGGAAAAAACAATCTCAgactg AGCAAGAATTCGACGAGTGGTGTTCAGCTCAAGCCAATTGCAAGTAACTCTAGATTCAGCAAACACAATCATAGTACCGTGCAAGACGAAGCCATTAAAGTCGATGATACTGTATCTGAGTCCGGCTTAGAGATGTCATACATTGCTGAATTGCTTGAAAATGATCAAAACTGGCACACAAATGTGATCTTTAATGATCATTGGATGAACGATGCTTCATACTCACAGGAAAACCTTGAAGCACGGCTAATTGCATAG
- the LOC135334966 gene encoding latrophilin-like protein LAT-2 isoform X1, producing the protein MTRTCQANGTWTGTVQICDPVNCGDLTDPTNGAVNTSSGTTFNMNATYTCNTGYNLNGITPRTCQATNETWSGSEPTCEIVTCSILPAPTNGMVDEPRNTFGSNATYTCDTGYTLNGDTTRTCGNDGSWSGSEPTCNFVDCGPLTGPSNGLVTVTITTFRGTAVYTCNNGYNLTGDMTRTCQANGTWTGTVQICDPVNCGDLTDPTNGAVNTSSGTTFNMNATYTCNTGYNLIGITPRTCQATNETWSGSEPTCEIVDCGAPPTIFDGSRTLAGTTFGEMATYTCTTSGFSIFGSATITCQANGSWEPEPACTMGPIDCGPPPSVSNGSPGAPSPDTMLDGMVTYTCDTGYEVSTGVTTATATCMANRVWETVPTCQRVVCEAEQDSVWGLVFPTTLAGFSYSQQCPQNGNGTTLGTATRFCTLGGVWEAVNTDNCTREVIISLNNTANELFSRNASQNNASQNEVDNLLVSLAEATSVNATGGSTIFPQDLSTTNLIVKSSVNYLIQNVETASPMSSLNFSEEVMNVLNNVLDERNTGGWERLQEDSSAESQQLLLSAELYGQYVSSALRSEGVDTGNVTEITLMRQNIVLAAMEVDTTSLDNIIFPEVVKVSEETGSAQTVIPATLLAERGALEGGVTAVNILFSNLEDFLPKTNLGMNTTRPVSQVISSQVFSNVKLNNFQTKATFRFTTQKFSEDEVAENAKCVFWSVSSDAANSMWSTEGVTTVSVDEDSQMRVYNIVCESSHFTAFAVLMDVTGALNDTTAEIRFALSVVTYVGCSISIFFLLLSIVYFLTLRRELLTKVHNFIHFNLSISLLLGYVVFLSGVETAVANKGACVFVAVLLHYLFTTVFFWMLCEGIMLYLMLVLVFSQISKKWWIFFIIGWVVPVIPVAISAALIHDQYGTEEYCWIAVGAGDKGAIWAFVVPMLLVVLVNIFFLLAALRSVYRRESQPCNEVEKRNLYSYSHNSSRPP; encoded by the exons ATGACCAGGACTTGTCAGGCTAATGGAACTTGGACTGGGACTGTTCAAATATGTGATC CTGTCAACTGTGGTGACCTCACTGACCCCACCAATGGAGCAGTGAACACATCCTCCGGAACCACTTTTAATATGAacgctacctacacctgtaacactggctacaatCTGAATGGAATTACGCCCAGAACTTGTCAGGCTACTAATGAAACTTGGAGTGGCAGTGAACCAACTTGTGAAA TTGTCACCTGTTCAATCCTCCCTGCTCCCACCAATGGAATGGTTGATGAACCTAGAAATACCTTTGGAAGCAatgccacctacacctgtgacactggctacactctcaatggagacactaccaggacttgtgggaacGATGGATCTTGGAGTGGCAGTGAACCAACTTGTAATT TTGTTGACTGTGGCCCCCTCACTGGCCCCTCCAATGGCTTGGTCACTGTAACTATTACCACATTCAGAGGCACtgctgtgtatacatgtaacaatGGCTACAATCTGACTGGTGATATGACCAGGACTTGTCAGGCTAATGGAACTTGGACTGGGACTGTTCAAATATGTGATC CTGTCAACTGTGGTGACCTCACTGACCCCACCAATGGAGCAGTGAACACATCCTCCGGAACCACTTTTAATATGAacgctacctacacctgtaacactggctacaatctgattggaatTACGCCCAGGACTTGTCAGGCTACTAATGAAACTTGGAGTGGCAGTGAACCAACTTGTGAAA TTGTTGACTGTGgagcccctcccactattTTTGACGGCAGTAGGACACTAGCTGGTACAACATTTGGAGAGATGGCCACCTACACATGCACCACTAGTGGGTTCAGTATCTTTGGATCAGCCACCATAACTTGTCAGGCTAATGGGAGCTGGGAACCTGAGCCAGCCTGTACTATGGGTC CCATTGATTGTGGCCCACCTCCCTCTGTTTCTAATGGCTCTCCTGGAGCACCCTCACCTGACACAATGCTCGATGGAATggtgacctacacctgtgacactgggtatGAGGTCTCCACTGGAGTCACCACAGCAACGGCTACCTGTATGGCCAATAGGGTGTGGGAGACTGTACCAACTTGTCAAC GCGTAGTTTGCGAAGCTGAACAGGATTCTGTATGGGGGCTTGTGTTCCCTACCACTTTGGCTGGCTTTTCTTATTCCCAGCAATGCCCACAAAATGGAAATGGAACAACTTTAG GAACTGCAACTCGTTTCTGTACACTGGGTGGTGTATGGGAAGCAGTTAATACAGATAACTGCACTAGGGAAGTAATCATCTCACTTAATAACACG GCAAATGAACTATTTTCTAGAAATGCATCTCAGAACAATGCATCTCAGAACGAAGTTGACAACCTTCTTGTTTCTCTTGCGGAGGCTACTAGTGTAAATGCAACAGGAGGCTCAACCATATTCCCCCAAGACCTCAGCACTACTAATTTGATCGTCAAGTCAAGTGTGAATTACCTCATTCAAAATGTAGAAACTGCTAGTCCCATGTCTTCTCtcaatttcagtgaa GAAGTTATGAACGTTCTCAACAATGTTTTGGATGAGAGGAATACCGGAGGATGGGAAAGATTGCAAGAG GATTCTTCTGCTGAGAGTCAGCAATTGTTGTTGAGTGCTGAGTTATATGGTCAGTATGTGTCCTCGGCACTAAGGAGTGAAGGTGTGGATACAGGCAACGTGACGGAGATCACCCTTATGAGACAGAACATCG TGCTAGCTGCAATGGAAGTTGACACCACTAGTTTGGATAACATTATCTTTCCTGAAGTTGTTAAAGTCAGTGAAGAAACAGGCTCAGCTCAAACTGTGATACCAGCTACTCTTCTTGCGGAGAGAGGCGCTCTAG AGGGGGGTGTTACAGCAGTCAACATTCTGTTCTCCAACTTGGAGGATTTTCTTCCAAAAACTAACCTCGGAAT GAACACAACCAGACCAGTTTCACAGGTTATTTCTAGTCAAGTCTTCTCTAATGTGAAGTTAAATAACTTCCAGACAAAGGCAACCTTCAGATTCACCACCCAAAAG TTTTCTGAAGATGAAGTAGCCGAAAATGCCAAATGTGTATTTTGGAGTGTTTCTAG TGATGCGGCGAACAGCATGTGGTCCACGGAAGGTGTGACTACAGTAAGTGTGGATGAAGACTCgcaaatgagagtatataATATTGTCTGTGAGAGCAGTCATTTCACCGCATTTGCTGTTCTAATGGATGTTACTGGAGCACTGAAT GATACAACTGCAGAGATCAGGTTTGCTCTATCGGTGGTAACTTATGTTGGTTGTTCCATCTCCATCTTCTTTCTTCTGTTGTCTATTGTCTATTTCTTGACATTGAG AAGAGAACTGCTGACCAAGGTTCATAACTTCATTCATTTTAACCTGTCAATTTCGTTGCTCCTTGGTTACGTGGTGTTCTTGTCAGGAGTAGAGACTGCTGTGGCCAACAAG GgagcgtgtgtgtttgtggctgtTCTCCTTCACTACCTGTTCACTACTGTGTTCTTTTGGATGCTGTGTGAGGGAATTATGCTCTATCTGATGTTGGTGCTTGTCTTCAGCCAAATATCCAAAAAATGGTGGATATTCTTTATTATTGGATGGG TTGTTCCAGTGATACCGGTGGCTATATCTGCTGCACTAATTCATGACCAGTATGGCACAGAAGAGTA TTGTTGGATTGCTGTTGGTGCCGGTGATAAAGGAGCGATATGGGCATTTGTTGTACCAATGCTACTAGTTGTTCTG GTGAATATATTCTTCCTCCTGGCTGCTTTGCGCAGTGTCTATAGACGAGAAAGTCAACCATGCAACGAAGTGGAAAAAAGGAATCTTTACAGTTATTCTC ACAACTCTTCAAGGCCACCTTAA